TCTCCCCCACCCGAACCTTCCCGCCTTGATGATTGGTGCCCTTCTCCCCCGAGATGCATGAGGAGTTGATGCTGTCTTGGAAAACCTTGTTTTCCTTCCAGAACGGACCGCATCAGCCCTCACCCCTTGCCTCTCTCCACGGTAGAGCTGTTAAAGGTTACACTTGTATCCCAACAGTGGAGGGCTTGgttgctgcaggttcaccaggctaaggctctgagggaccTGCATGAAGGAGGTCATGATCTGACACCTAACATATTCACTAGATTCTATAGTGATCAAGATTGTATCCTCATGTTCTCTTCTCAAACCAGTGAGAACGCAGAGGGTCagctcgtgtgtcggcttgcAAGTTCATTTTGATTACACCGTAGTGTCATTATAGAATACAGTAAGTGTCACAAAAACGGTTTTGATACTCCTTCACTGCCTCAGTGGAGCTTCGGCTGTCAGCCTCTAACTAGatcaggggtgtcaaacatACGGCCAGTGCTGGGCAAGCTACTTGGAAAATGTAGTGAGCTAAGCTACCAGttacttcacattaaatgaagcttcactacactgaagctagggaaatgtagcaagctaagctacatcaaaagtagcttgctacatccaagctacttttttatttttaaccagttttattatgtaattatttattcagtttcaaTTTATCATTTTGGTAATTATAGGCAATACAAGCATAATGTAGGCCTAGGTACTTCACATTTTGGGGCTGTTTGCTGGACTTATCCTACTCCCagaatgcatgtttgagctgcctttattCAAAAACACCTggccctgacatatcttaacacaaGGGTCTCCAACATGGGCCCGCAGGCAACAGGTAgcctgcacagagtctgtgaggtgcccgccaaagcacattctattaatagtttcAATTGAAGGGTTTCGTTGCAAAAGATAACCACCgtgtttttaattgttcagaaatcttgttttttggttgtgcattccaattaatttcaatgcaactgcagttggtttgttttgatttaaaccttcataacttaataaatacagctaagtagcaccataaaacaaaataataacatgataacataataataaacatgttttgtcaaaaatgtaaaaaaatggatttatctcgttttgcaacataactcttcaattgtaatatttataacatgtttttatattagcttggcttggtgaCATAACCCAGTCAGAAGAGCACGAGTCTTCACAGAATGCGAGTGGTAATGTTTTGTATGAATGAAGACGTCCTGTGTCGATTCAAATGATGCGCTTATTCTCAAATTCAGGACGACTTCagaaatgtttggaaaattgtagcttgtgtggaagctacctcactacttggtcaaaaaaagagcttagctattgaaaagctatttgatttagaaagcagctaagctaccgccaagctactgaaaaatgtagttaaactacTAGCTTCGCTACTTGTAGTGAAGCTACTGCCCAGCACTGCATACGGCCCGCGGGCCGGATACGGCCCACAAAGGTGTCCAATCCGGCCCGCATGATGATTGTTAATTATTAAATAcgtattttaaaaacactttcaGAGGTGTCTAGATCGTTTTTAATATGAGAAACTTGCGGAAAGCAGCAAAACGCGGACCATAGACTAATCACGGTCCCCAAAGATCTTGCTGTTTTATTGTTACTGCtccgctaaagatccactgattccGCTAATCCACTTTGTGTTTTCCCGCctgctccgcagcatctctgtgtccAATCTCTGCCTGGAGAGCGAAGACGGCATTTTCCGAAgttcgttgcattaacaggtagattcattaaattaaatcagttgttaaacaacagaattagtaatttggaagtttgtttatgtatttcttccggtaatgatttgctgtcggtgttctaaaagtgctaacagcttagcaagcaaacaacaacaaaatagccTCATTCTTGGTATTAACGTTACAATACTTGTCTAATTAATTTAATCTTCCcgatcagatctaagttaatataaacacaaaatttgctgttgttggcacacttagTAGACAAAAACACCAATGTCTTGATAAAAAAAAGACAGAGAACGGAAAGGGAGGctgctaaaggcagttcaacattgcaaacatggattcaaagctccatcaagccagcaggtaaatcatattgaatatttagcagattgtcacactttaattcttgttattatatttcccattataaccacatgctagtaatataacacatcatatttataatactttattaaaaccgTAATAATAGTACCACCCCTTAGtaccctttttggtttgggccactgccctatctagcattttttattttctaaatgactgttctcattacaaatatattctAAAGAAAAGTTTatggtttataaataattttggcattaaggAATAATGCAAAAGAAGTTAAATTAAGGCTTTACAAACTACGGCCAGTGGATTTTGTACAGATGTAAATTTATGTGtataatatgtacagtatgagtgtgacttgtagttttcacagagctgtTTGTTTCTCTAGTTTTCTTGCTAAACTAACTAATTAAttggtttgtttagttaatattaaaacaattatcagcacactaaggttaaaaaaattatccggCCCTCACTTCGTGGCGTTATTTACCATCCGGCCCTCAgcctaaaatgagtttgacaACCCTGCACTAGATGTATTCCCTGAAAACCTGTGTTAGGCTAGGCGTCCGCATTGCGTCCCCTACGCAGGGTTCCTGTGTGTAAAGTCTAcacaggcactggaagggtcagcttcagttgcgctttggtagggattcccaattcgtcggtcacaaaCCTTGTAGTGACCAACCGAAAGTAAACGTCTCAGTTGCATATGTAACCCTCATTCCCTGAGGGAAGGGGTTAGAGACGTCACATCCCGttgccacagtttgctgttccactgctgatgCCATCCGTGCACTGAGGCTCGGCTTTCTCGGCAAGTAATAGCTGATTTGGTGTTTCACCTGAGGCTTGTTTTGTGCTCGCGTGACGGGGCAGTGCCAgcagatgcaaatacctgcatgcaaagttcattggcgttttattggtttctcaaagTAGATTGGTCTCCGCAAAGTGGTTCtgaattcgtcggtcacgacgtgacgtctccgttcccttccttcagggaacagGGTTTACATACGTAACTGAGACGTTCTAGGTTAAGGTCAGGACTCTGTGCAAGCCAGGCTAGTTCCAACACACTACAACTCGCTCATCCATGTCTTTATGGACCTTGCTTTGTGTACTGTTGGAGCAGGAAGGGGCCATccccaaactgttcccacaaagTTGGGAGCATGAAATTGTTCAAAATGTCTTGGTATGATGAAGCATAAAGAGTTTCTTTCACTGGAAGTGTTTGAAACACCTGAATTCAATTATTTGGAGGggtgtcccaaaacttttggcAATATAGTGTTTATGAATGTGCATATAGCTAATCGCTTCATGTAAATCCAACAATGTCATTGGAGGAAGTAACAGTATAAATAATGGATGTTTATTTTGAGGGTCTGATGTTTTCCACAGACTCGGAGGGCAAGATGTCCAGCAGACCTGACATGAAGCAGAATGGAGCGGAGACTGGAGCATCAACTTCTACTGGCTCACATCCAGAACAGACATCTGGGGAAACCAAGCCATCAAACCCAATGACCGCTGACAAGGCTCGTGCTCGACACTTGTGTGACACCTGTGGCCGAACGTTCACGCGCAGGTCCGACGTACGGCGACACCAGCTGACCCATACCGGTGAACGGCCCTTCCACTGCAGCCAATGCGATAAAACGTTCCAGCACGCATGGGATCTGACCAGACATTGCCGCAAGATGCACGGCGAGACCGCCTTCATCTGCCAGCTCTGTCGCAGCACCTTTGGCAACCTGCGGATCCTGGCTGCTCACCACAAGAAGAGCCACTCCGGCGATCTACCACATTACTGCTCCATCTGTGGCGAAGCCAGCCTGACGGCCGCCGCTCTCGTTCAGCACCGCAAAGCTCACAGCGCCAAGCAGCAGTACCTGTGCGAGCAGTGCGGGGAAGGGTTTGACACCCTGCTACAGAGGTCCGTGCACCGGCAGAGCCATCGTAGACTCCAACAGTTTAAATGTCCTCAGTGCGATAAGACGTACACACGACGCACGGACGTCAAACGACACTTGCTCAGTCACACAGGCGAGCGGCCACATCAGTGCTCCgtctgtggcaaacggttcgGCCTTCGCGCAGGCCTTCAGAAACACTTAATCACCCACTCGCACGAGAGGCCATTTCAGTGTCCGCACTGCCCGAAGAGCTTCAGGCAGCCATCCATTTTGCGCCGCCATGAGCGCATGCACACAGGCGAGCGACCATACCTCTGCTCGCAGTGCGGAAAAGGATTTCTTTCACACGGAGAGCTCATCAAGCATGGAAGGACCCACACGGAAGAGAGGCCGCACTCCTGCCCGCAGTGTTGCAAGGCCTTTAAGTCCAAAAGAGCTCTACAGGAGCACGTTTCGTCTCACAGCGGTGCTCGGCCATACCCGTGCAACTTCTGCGGGAAAATGTTCGCCAAGCCCTTTGCCTTGAACAGACACTATCTAATCCACACCGGAGAGAGGCCGTTCTCTTGCGCCCACTGCGACAGAGCCTTCCTCACCTTCAGTGAGTTGTCCCTCCACGAGCGCGTGCACACGGGTGAGCGGCCTTACTGCTGCGCGGTCTGTCCCAGAAAATTTCGGAGTTCTTCCGAGTTGGCGAGGCACAGGCGCAGTCATTCACTGGAGCGTCCACACAGCTGCGGTTACTGCCCCAAAACATACGCCTGTCCCATCAAACTAAAAAACCACGTCAGAATCCACACAGGTGAGAGCAAACCGAGGCGCTTGGTAGGCAGTAAACCAACTGCTGATGCACCAGAGACGGATGTACGTTTACCAATAGAGATGACGGAATCTTAACATCAATGGATAGTAAATAACAGCATCCAGAACAAGACTGACACCAGTGTTAGGTGACCGATTGGTTATTTTCCCTGATTTAACAGCACCAACTATGTAAAGTTATGGATAAAGAATTTCATCAAATATGCATGCGATCCTGTTGTCAGTTCATTGAGTTATAAGCTTTTGTTGCTTTATcatatattatttatgaaattGTGTTTTGGTAtgacaaacatttgtttattttatggaTGAGTAGTAGCAGTAATGAGTCCAGCAAACATGAAATCCCCTTCAGTACAGTCTCAGAACAAAGCACATGAAGTTATGTGAGAGAGTGACCAGAGTGTGCAGTACAATTAGCAGCAGATCGTCATGATCGGACTCTTTATGCAATACCATATAAAGCTGGCAGTGATTCTGCTGTAGGTAGGTTGTTCCGAAACACACGGACGCCAACAGACCACCATTCATCCTTTGTGTCCGTGTCTTTGTGcaagtatgtttgtgtgtgtgtaattttgtgtggttgtgtatgtctgtgtgtgtgtgtgttttgtgttgtgtatggtttgtttgtgtgtgtgcgtgtgtgtgtgtgtgtgtgtgtgtgtgtgtgtgtgtgtgtgtgtgtgtgtgtgtgtgctattgATTGGGTTTTGTgacacagaaagagagagagacatagaGATGATTATGTAATATGTGTATGTATGAGAATtaacagttagaatttgaaaataaacattcaacctaaacattctatgaatgtaagtctatgggagttttttttatgtttgatcggacggtttaggagaaccgtgAATCTGATactttagaaaagatatagcacacagATATAGAAGGTCTGTTCAAAGTTTGGTGGCTAtggcttgaaagctctaggaagATTTAAGAGTTGGAAAATGTAATCTCAGAAAAATgtactagataggtacattttctgaagaaaatgtgaagtgatGCTTGCTGTGGCTAAATTCTGGGGACAATATCATCAAAGAATGATTatacttcaagccacaagtaaaacaatccaacccccttgtctctacaatgttctgatgcagagatataaggctttgtttattccatttctagggtactgtatttggttgctagggagaaaattggcaccTACtagtgattatactccaagctaCGAGTAAATCGTTCCAACCCCCTTGTTTCTAAAATGTTCtaatgcagagatataaggttTTGTTTATTCAGTTGCTAGGGAGAGAATTTGCATCCAATAGTGATTgtactccgagtcacgagtaaaatggtccaacccccgtgtctctatgattttCTTATgcagatataaggctttgtttattcggttgctagggtattgtatttggttgctagggagtaaattggcaccCACTAGTGATTATACTCTCGAGTCACAATTTAAAGGGTCCAACCTCCAtgtctatgatgttctgatgcagagatataaggctttgtttattatgttgctaggctactgtatttggttgctaggggtgtgGTTTAATACCTCTTTAAGAATCCTGAGATACTGATTGGATgtccgagtaaaatgagcccaccctcATGCAtctgacactgtgctgcaaagatatccatctgggcattttataacggCAGTCTATGGGATCGGTTGCTAgagtgcccaaaatggttgctatgGCATGGCTTGACATCTTCatgatgatcctgagagactgccggagtaaaatgagcccactcacttgtctctgtgacactgttaTGCGGAAATGTACATTAAAAACCCTGTACACAATAGATATCATAGTAGAAAAAACGCATTGCTTTCCTTGCCTTGGCCATTTATTTCTATTGGGGCAATTTCGAACAGCATTTGCTCCCCAGGGGAACAACTTACACctgatttcaaaatatgttcttACTTGCAAGCCTCTTTAAGCCTTATGGGTTGTTTTTGGCCTTTTTtttagtcttaatttggccacaactttgtcTGTGTTTCtgcaaattaaatgatttttggtgacaaatgtTATATTGGGActtattttgagaaaatgcttttcTTCAGcactcaaagtgctttacatataAAAATGGGGAATCTTCTCACACCAGCAATGTGCAGCAttcacctggatgatgcgacggcagcccaccacacacccctactctttttcaaatgacatcctgagatttttaatgaccacagaaagtcaggacctcggtttaacatCTCATTCGAAAGACGgtgctttttgacagtatagtgcccccatcactatactggggtgttaggactcATACAGACCAAAGGATGAGcacccctgctggtctcactaactcCTTatccagcagcaacctggtttttcCAGGAGGTCTCCCCTACTTaacttcagtgggcaagctgtcttgggctacagggtttacaatttactaccctttcgggttgtttgtgtacacaaaagccactaaattaaacagcTTTATGAAATGTATcagttgatttatttattttttgcatacatttgttaaTTAACCTCAGTACTAATCAAAACTACAAAATGTTAACAACAATTCCAGGATTTatactctttaattgccaagcttataagtgatgtcactgatttgagaaaaaaaacacacaaaattaatgattttcaatataaaattaattgtggactggattttttccCCTTGtttacagtcttgggcatgtcaaagattagtaaaaacatatactttgatgcattgttagtttttgtgcagcatcagattttattttttctccctAGTTAGTTGTTCATGTctttttttgccccattgacttctattattacacattttttgaGTGCAAAGCCATGACATCAAATAATCATGGattcttgattgttggtggtttatccttttgctaagaggtaaaacatttcatttttactgttgatcaccatgtggcaccgtTTACCCTTCAGTAGGCCtgtgcttaaagggacactccacttttttgcaaatatgctcattttccagctcctctagagttaaacatttaattcttaccgttttggaatccattcagctgatctctgggtctggcgctaacacttttagcatagcttagcacaatccatagaaTCTAGCATTAGAATCTGCCTTAGCATCacaccaaaaaataaccaaatttccatatttttcctgtttaaaacttgactcttctgtagttacatcgtgtactaagtccgacggaaaattaaaagttgcgattttctaggcagatatggctaggactatactctcattctggcgtaataatcaaggatgttgctgccataacatggctgcaggaggcgcaatgatattacgcagcagccgaaaatagtccccttagtatctttcaatagcaggggactatttttgggcactgcgtagTATCATTGTGTCTCCTGTAGCCATGTTGCGGCGGCAAAGtttttgattattacaccagaatgagagttttC
The sequence above is a segment of the Misgurnus anguillicaudatus chromosome 1, ASM2758022v2, whole genome shotgun sequence genome. Coding sequences within it:
- the LOC141365893 gene encoding uncharacterized protein isoform X1, which codes for MEEAKANSGISLPLSSLRLLVPPLHLMSAFMWQVLQRKSVMHYGRLEEFVSMVTETLPRVLSYRQGAQLRLGLRARMVLELCRSTADFRTIQAHLDRIQIPAATPLESIDADMRPAVANFKALVLALLKNPVEKAYFFQEVFPVEYGAKYDTALKELMWDLLSRLEKLFPVPDFRKTLSWLTIPPAHLEDCMQTDPKDLHILLQQHQLFGGSETQSSKPGSVPRSSGDCIFSTLSIPPSARVVIATEPIVYHVQTSGVALLSSAALGQLGSDTIIVTDYTEVELSSQEVLVGGAESGGCVEEKVKMLLVKGCDVRETASLEEAASFVHEKTTQRAIACEVVNDAKATTSCDELAVPSPQNEESLQEGYTGETGQLNSRDEDDSANISPDAGTDLSVVQEFTAPPLTDVVQITVTRRGRGRPRKRAGVTDKNVVKTLRRRGRPIKQKTTEERSVGEPHGAIPDSEGKMSSRPDMKQNGAETGASTSTGSHPEQTSGETKPSNPMTADKARARHLCDTCGRTFTRRSDVRRHQLTHTGERPFHCSQCDKTFQHAWDLTRHCRKMHGETAFICQLCRSTFGNLRILAAHHKKSHSGDLPHYCSICGEASLTAAALVQHRKAHSAKQQYLCEQCGEGFDTLLQRSVHRQSHRRLQQFKCPQCDKTYTRRTDVKRHLLSHTGERPHQCSVCGKRFGLRAGLQKHLITHSHERPFQCPHCPKSFRQPSILRRHERMHTGERPYLCSQCGKGFLSHGELIKHGRTHTEERPHSCPQCCKAFKSKRALQEHVSSHSGARPYPCNFCGKMFAKPFALNRHYLIHTGERPFSCAHCDRAFLTFSELSLHERVHTGERPYCCAVCPRKFRSSSELARHRRSHSLERPHSCGYCPKTYACPIKLKNHVRIHTGESKPRRLVGSKPTADAPETDVRLPIEMTES
- the LOC141365893 gene encoding uncharacterized protein isoform X2 — encoded protein: MPGISLPLSSLRLLVPPLHLMSAFMWQVLQRKSVMHYGRLEEFVSMVTETLPRVLSYRQGAQLRLGLRARMVLELCRSTADFRTIQAHLDRIQIPAATPLESIDADMRPAVANFKALVLALLKNPVEKAYFFQEVFPVEYGAKYDTALKELMWDLLSRLEKLFPVPDFRKTLSWLTIPPAHLEDCMQTDPKDLHILLQQHQLFGGSETQSSKPGSVPRSSGDCIFSTLSIPPSARVVIATEPIVYHVQTSGVALLSSAALGQLGSDTIIVTDYTEVELSSQEVLVGGAESGGCVEEKVKMLLVKGCDVRETASLEEAASFVHEKTTQRAIACEVVNDAKATTSCDELAVPSPQNEESLQEGYTGETGQLNSRDEDDSANISPDAGTDLSVVQEFTAPPLTDVVQITVTRRGRGRPRKRAGVTDKNVVKTLRRRGRPIKQKTTEERSVGEPHGAIPDSEGKMSSRPDMKQNGAETGASTSTGSHPEQTSGETKPSNPMTADKARARHLCDTCGRTFTRRSDVRRHQLTHTGERPFHCSQCDKTFQHAWDLTRHCRKMHGETAFICQLCRSTFGNLRILAAHHKKSHSGDLPHYCSICGEASLTAAALVQHRKAHSAKQQYLCEQCGEGFDTLLQRSVHRQSHRRLQQFKCPQCDKTYTRRTDVKRHLLSHTGERPHQCSVCGKRFGLRAGLQKHLITHSHERPFQCPHCPKSFRQPSILRRHERMHTGERPYLCSQCGKGFLSHGELIKHGRTHTEERPHSCPQCCKAFKSKRALQEHVSSHSGARPYPCNFCGKMFAKPFALNRHYLIHTGERPFSCAHCDRAFLTFSELSLHERVHTGERPYCCAVCPRKFRSSSELARHRRSHSLERPHSCGYCPKTYACPIKLKNHVRIHTGESKPRRLVGSKPTADAPETDVRLPIEMTES